The Primulina huaijiensis isolate GDHJ02 chromosome 18, ASM1229523v2, whole genome shotgun sequence DNA window tttattcatAACGAATAAAGATATGGCTCTGGTGTATTGGTCAAACCAAAATtccatgatttatttattaatattaatgattaataattattattatgattaataGCTAAAAGCGTGTGTATATATTGCTTTTTGGTAAAAGTGAGTCAATATATCTATACTTCTATACTattctatactatattattaagtgtgagtgAGTTAGAAAAACTGCTTTTGGAAGAcaccaaatttttttccttttttaccCTCCTCTTCAACAccacatataaattataataattccaACCACGTCAATCATACATCTGAAATCTTCCCAAAAAATGAAAGCTCTAATCGTACCAACACATTTGAAAActtctcaatttaaaaaaacCTTACGGTTAGTATTTTTAAcgcaaaaaacatttttttctaccatgatattattatatttttttattgaaattaagtTTAATAGAGAAATAGATTTTTTGTCATACACAACAATGTGTACGGACACACTAATtataatattcatatcaaattacaaatgtcaaatattcattttataaattgattaaacaatatttcaaatatctaaTATTATGTTACACGCAACGCGTGTGCCTCAGCCGCTAGTATATATATAAGCGTGTGTATATATTTTGGGAATGTGAATcatcattaaatttaattttcatgatttatttattaatattaatgattaataattattattatgattgatAGCAGTTAAACAAATTTTAACTCTTTGATCATGTAGTAAATTATCTGGTTTTGAATAGATAAtgtcatatataataaaattccaATAAATCTATACCTGTCCCTATTAAACTCATATGACTAcgtaaaatttaaaactaataataatatttgtattataaaatttatatcattATAGGATGTGAACAAATgttatcatattatttttaataattcattcAAAAGAATGAATCTTATTATTGAGTGGttgtttttatcattattataattttgGCTCTTGATatccttatttaattaaaatttaatttaacacaGAAAATCGAAATAtgcattttattatattttataattagcTTTGGAActcaaattaatttaaacatttctttaaagtttttattaattacttgcattcttagaaatatgtgatattatctTGTTTTTGTGTCTTTTcacattattatattattattattactaattatatgtaaaaaaaatcattcttcATTTGGTTGTTATAGACTAGCCATTTCTTTGTTAATATTATTACTAATTATATGTAAAAAGAATCATCTAGAAagtcattttattaattttatttttgttagtGAACTTTACTTTAGTTGTTTCGGTTATAATAATTAAGTATGCAAGTACGTAAATGTGggtttaaaaaaacatataaatgtttaagtattaattaaatatataatttcacCGCTAAGCCAAAGccaaaaaacatttaaatatgtaagtatttaattaaatatatagttCATCGCTAAGTCCAAGTCGTCTTTTTGGTGGGCTAAGCACAGATAAGAAAAACATGATCACTATTTGTTTAGAATtacttcaaaatttcaaatcttatGAATAATTAAACAGTTGTACCTATTAATTCTTTGAAAGAGAACCAAAAGGATGCAGCAATCAGAGTAATTGTTGTTCGCCAAGGTAGTCAGATGGAGACACAGTTGAACTCAAAATCCATTCGAAAActaattttcatggatgaaaaGGTTAGTCATGTACtaaatacaaatttttaatataatatcaagtATTTGCTTCAAATTCATATCATACTTTCATATATTATTGTATATGTTGATTTAACATCGTTATGATAACTATTATGTATTCAACTCAAGGGAGATATGATTCATGAGCTTCTATTCACAAGTACAATACAACAATTCCAAGACCAGATACGCAGCAATAATACCTACATTATCTTCTACCCTATTGTTAAACGCATTGATAAGTCCTTTCCAAATGTCAACCCAAAACTTGAATTGATTTTCCAAGTAACTACAAGAATTGAAGTACAGCCAGACATATCATACACActcaatttcaatttcaaacaatTTGCAGACATCAAGAATAATTCATGGAAAGATGAAAATCAtggtaataataattttttaatacatttttatgtttatattgAAATATTATTCGTTGATCAAAAATTGTATGCTCTAACAGATGTTATAAGAATTGTAAAGAGAGTTAAGCATTTGGTCTGTTTCAAAACGTCAAAAAAGCCCATTGCATTTAGAAAGGAGATCATATTGATCAATCCAATGTAAGTTCTTACCAAATTAATACTTATAGCttaatcaaatattaatttgCAATGTCGATTTCTATGTAGGTTGGATAGAATTACACCAACTTTATGGGACGACCTAGTATTCAATGAAGGCCTTTTGTTAGAGGCTATGGAAACTAAACATCCAGTGATAGTATTTTTTAACATGAAAGCACAATCATACCAAGGTCAAAAAACTTAACTACTCGTACATTAGATAAAATTCTgataaaatatgtttatgttccTTGACAAAATGATTCAGGAGTAAATCAATTGCAATCTTTGTCAACAACGAGAATGCTGCGGAACCCATTTTGCATCGAAGCTAAGGACTTGATCTCATGGTATAATCTATAGTAAATTCTAATCTACACCTCATTTATATTATCGTGAAATAATATTCACACTTTTAGAATGTCATTATTTTGTACACATGAACAGGTTGGAAACTGATCAAAACGGCAACAACTTGGATATGATGTATATGAAAGATGGTATCAAGTGCAAAGACTGTCACTATTGCACAGTTGCAAAAGGAAATGCATACTTTAACAGAGGTATACATGATTAGATCTTGTCCTTACTTACATCATTGGCATATAAATGTTTAACAATCAATATGTTGCACTATTTAACATATACAATCCGTATATACTCTTGATAAAAACAATAGAAAATTTTGGTCACCTTTCCCAAATAAAAGCATTATAGTAGTAACTCGATATCAATTATTGTTTGCCCATGTTGTTGCCTACGTCTACATAATCATTACTATTGTCTCGAAGGAATTATTTCAAAGATTGAGAACAAATCAACCCCATGGTATGATGCATGTCAGAACTGTCTGAAAGCAATCACAAAAACAACTGAAGGAGACAATTGTATCCACTGCATCGACTTCAACAGTAAGATCATTCCAAGGTAAGATGATAATCACGTGCActatataaatacaaataagataattaaatatttaaaacatacaaGAAAATATAAACAGGTATCGTTTATCATTAATTGTACAAGAAAATGATTTCGTGGCAAGGATTACTTCGTTTGAGGATATTGCTGCGATGTTGATAGGCTTCCCGGTACAAGAGTTCATCGACAAGACATTGAAGATAACATATTTCATAATATAACAACAGTTCGTCTTCAATTTCACGTcgataaaaaataacattttttgatGCCAGGATGAAATAACAGAACAATATCTTTAACAACTCGAGGAGCAAAATAATGTCAAACACAAATTCTTGTTTAAGTTAGACAACAATGTAAAAAAACATAATGGCACATTGTCTATCATAGCGGAAGGATTGATGACAGATTTAAAATTACAAGCCAACTCCAAATATGTTAAGAAAAGGAAGAGTACTTCAGCTTCAAGTTCAAAGGGAAAAAATAGTTCACCACGTACCAGAAAAACAAGGAAAAAAAGTCAACACAACATGAGTATAGAGAAGACGAAAATCCAATCAATTGACATAGGAGATGAAGAGAAGCTATCGACATTCACTCACAGAAATCGAAAATAAGCTAAAAGCCCAAAGACACCAGAAAACCAAGAtattaagattaaaaaaaaaactatgaagGGTTGTAATATtgataaacttttaaaatattctaCTTTGCAACGAGATATTATTATCTTTATTGTTGTGCCTATTGTTTGTATAATCAATAAGATACACTTATAGTCTTACTTACTTTTCTATTGCACGTGTCTTTACCTAGTCCTTATAAAACCGTCAATATAGGTAAAGAAATTGCCTGAGAAATTTATTGGCAATATTCAagtcaataaaaaataatctaaaTAACAATTTTATTCTTTGAAATGTACCTATTAAACAGAAAATTGTTAAACAGGTTTGATATTGGCCCAATGTTTACTGGGCCCAAATTACACCTTATCTAGCCCAATATTAATTCAGTAAGCTACTGGGCCCAAATTACACCTAATCTAGCCCATATTAATTCAGTAAGCAACAGAGCGTATCAACTTCGGATAAAGCTGCTGAGAATTTGGAGACAAACAAAAAATGGCTTCCATTTCTTCGCTCTCTCTTGCGCCAATTTCAGTTCCAGTATGCAATTGCTCGAATAGTTCTTCCAGACCACTGTTTCTTTTGCCTGCTTCAAGTTTTCCAAGTCTACTGACGGGGAAACCTTCTCGAATCTCCTCCTCTAGAATTTTGGCTGCTCCGGAAGTCCTGGAATCCGGTGCTGGCACTGCTGCTCTTGAGGTTTAATTGAAATCTGGTTTTGTTTTTTGCTCAAGCACTGATTTTGTaacttttttttgtatttttgagGTGGGTTTTTGATTTTGTATATTTGGGTTCTCAGAATGAAGCTACTTCTGCCTCAACACTTAGTGTCGGTGCAGATTCCGATAAGGTAAACATGATTGTTGCGTGATTTTTAAATATCTGGGAGGACTTATTTCCCTTCATTTTCGACTTGTTTATCTTTATGATTCGCTGTGAATTGTGGTATTGCGTAAAATGTAGGATTACAAATTATTGTTGcgtaatttttaaatatcttgGAGGACTTATTTCCCTTCATTTTCGACTTGTTTATCTTTATGATTCGCTGTGAATTGTGGTATTGCGTAAAATGTAGGATTACAAATTATGCTTTAAGTTTGTGTTGCTAGCTGCTACCCAAACAGCTTTTGTTTTCAATTTGTAATGGttgaaattcattattttgCGGTTATATGTGGTTCCTTTAAGTTGGACTAGTTGAGGTCTTCATGGTGTTAATCGAATTCTGGTCcactttattttttatgttctaaaGGTAACTCAGGGTGCAGACCCAAAGGTTGAGGAAGACTGTTAAAATTTTGTAAAGATATAAGATCTGCACctgtattaaaattttaagtctTATTGAACTGAATTTCTGCCGTCATCAAACTGTTTTCTTGTCAAAGGTTTGGATTGGTTTCTGGTTTTTCAGCCCTGTTTTATTTAGCAGATATTGCATTTGCTATATTTAGTTGAAAATTTTGGATCCTCACTTTGTTTTATGTATGTTTGGATCGGTGTATCACTGCTGCAAGTCAGGCCATTTAGTCTAGTTGCTACATGAACCCTAGTTGGAATTTTTGGATGgtgtaaataaatacttaatGAAAATATGAGTAGTTTACTCTCGTCAACTTATTCTCTTGTATCATAGAGTCACCAAATGTTAAGAGGGATGGGGATTTAACCATTAAAGGACAATGTCATTTGACAGAGGATAATGACTCTCAGGTCAAGTGTCTGTTGTTCTGTCCCAAAAGGATATAGCTAGTGGTAGTGGTGTAAGTTGATTATTTTAAACTATAGATCAGTTTAAGTAGCGACTGCCAGGTCAAGTGTCTGTTGTTCTATCCCAAAATGATATAGCTAGTGATAGTGGTGTAAGTTGATTCTTTTAAACTATAGACCAGTTTAAGTAGCTCAGTTGGGTTGATAGCAACAAGCAATCCCCTTTCAATCATAGAATACATGCGTATTATGGAAATCGAAGATTTTATCTTAGCTCCGATATCAGTTGCGAGATAAGTGCCCCCAATGTGCCGAAATTTATTGATGCTGGTAATTGAGCAACGACTGCGCCCTCATGATTGGATTTCTAGCAAGTCAACCAATGTGTTTGCTGGATTTGTTAAATTTGAATACTCAGCTATTTGTTATACTGTAGTAACATCAATTAGGACTCttactggatgtttggttttaGCATAATTGGTACTTATTTTGTCCTTAAGGGAAGTATGATGTGCTCCTTACAAGAATCCAACATTATATATAACTCTTGTCTATGCATCACAAAGGTGACATGCAAAAACAGAGGTTCGTCAACTGTGGGATTGAATAGTTAAAAGTTCACTTCCTTGATACTTGCAATTGATCGATGTGCAATGTTATGATAGATAGTCATGGCTGTTGTAAAATTGTGAGTGGTGATATGAATGATTGCAATGTGTAATTGACGATTTTACCCTTTTCTTCCTTCGTGTATTTTCAGTTGAAAGTTGTTTACATGTTACATGCTAAGGATGTGTTGCCTAAGATAAATGTATAGACATATAAATGCTTCCGTCTTTCTCTAATAATTCTACTTCCTTTGGGTTAACAATTAATTTTCAACCTATATGGCTATATGTAATGTTGGAGTTCTTTTGTCTCTTAACTTAAGCTTTCACTAAACAATCTACAATGATCATATATTTTCTTAGATGGCTCCTAAGCAGAAGATACGTATTAAATTGAGGTCATACTGGGTACCCCTGATAGAAGACTCCTGCAAACAGATTATGGACGCTGCAAGGTCATCCAATGCAAAGACTGTGGGGCCGGTGCCATTACCTACAAAGAAAAGAATATATTGTGTTCTGAAATCTCCACACGTCCACAAAGATGCAAGGTTCCATTTTGAGATTAGAACTCATCAACGTCTTATCGACATTCTTTACCCTACCGCCCAAACAATCGACTCCTTGATGCAGCTCGACTTGCCTGCTGGGGTCGATGTTGAGGTCAAGCTTTAGCTTTGTTCTGCACACTTCTATCAACACGTTGTTATGCAAACGTTAATAGCTCCGAGCTTCTTTCAACATAATGAATTACCAGTCTGTTCACTGTATATCAGTTTAcctgattttatttttgttttcgaCATTTTCAATAGTTGGTTTGAGTAATCGCGGTTCGAATTTTTTGCATTTTGATTGAAACATACAGGGATTATGTTCCTTTTGATTAATATTAGGATACTGAACTGGATGTTTGTTTTCGAGATTAATTTCTGTGTGTGATCTTAGCTACCACAATTTTTCTACTTGTTGATGGAAGTTCTTCAAATTTTATGGAAGCTTTTAAAGTTCAAATTTCGCCATTCAAGTGGTAGTATGAATTCAATTTTGAATGGTCTTTTATGACTAAACGTTTTATCATCAAATCNAAATCAGAAAATATCGAAAGATCTATAAAGATTACAAATAAATCAACACCAACAAATTTAGCGAACAAATATTATGAATGGTAAAactgtgaaattttttttatgtcacaTTAACATACAAAAGTTAGTTAGTTAGTTAGTTAGTTAGTTAGTTAGTATGATGTGCTAAGTTTAATAATACAATAATCATGAATGGAACATGTgtgttcataaaaaaaaaaaaaggtattttaagattttttaaattatataagacataatataaaatgtataataaagatcatttttaaaattatgacttTGAAATGGACTAGTATAATCAATTTCTCTAATTTGTATGGTATGGACAAAAGAATATTATGATATTATAAAGGCTCTTGATATGTTTGGGAGATGTCCTGGTTTACATATGAACAAGCTCAAGTCTAGAATTTATCAGAGGCTGAGGTAGATGATGTGGAGATGAGAGACTTGATTGCATGTATGAATTTTGCATAGGGTTgcacactacaacaaaaatgactttccgcagcgcatcatcaacagcgtgcattaaaagcacgctgcgaatagtACTTTTAACGGTGTGCAtcaatatgtgcgctgttaatattgttacacttgacagaaataacgttactgcacgctgcggaaagtaatatccgcagcgtgcatttatgtgtgctgtaAATATGATATACTTTctgcagcgtgcttttaatgcaataacatatatattaacggcgcgcattaaaagcacgctgcggaaagttATATGatatactatccgcagcgtgcaataatgtgcgctgttaatactCTATGCATTCacggcgtgcagtaaaagcacgctgTTGAAATgggtgaatttttaaattagcgacggtttattaacccgtcgctaatttaaagttgcgacagttttaaaaaccgtcgctaaatttagagaAGGTATAAAATAACCCGTCGTcgattttaaatcggcgacggtttaataaataaccgtcgcttttagcgacgggttttattaaactgtcgctaatagttgtaaatcagcgacggttatgattaaacagtcgctaatagcgacagtttaattcaaaaccgtcgctaattgtcgCAAATTGTTTCCGTTTCACATTCACACCACTCTACAACACTTAAACTTCTCTCTAATATACGTTTTTAATTTAGGTTTaagtacatttttttttaaatttttggttaattttttaagtgttagttcaGAGATGATAGTtttattggaattttttttaaaatttattaaattataaaagtaattttttttttatttttacgcaacatttagcgacggttttatgaactgtcgctaaatgtagcgacagttttgtaaccgtcgctaaatttaaacaccGTCGTTCCCTTAGCGACGGAGTAGTAACCGttgctaatttagcgacggtcgttttaaccgtcgcaaattagcgacggttgtcttaaaaactgtcgctaatatttagatttttttaatattaacgacgtgcattgcacgctgcggatagttgtattaacagcgtacatatgcacgccgttgatagtagtattaacagcgtgcgcatgcacgctgcggataaacttgaactttcaacagcttgcaatttcgcagcgtgcaatgtgcgccgcggAAAGAGTATTTgcacgctgcgaaaagccatttttgttgtagtggcaTGTCATTCAAATATCTTAGGATTCATCATGCCTCGGAGAGATTGAGATCCACTGATTATTGCATTTTTATTGATACACTTATTCGGAAAGTTCATTCTTGGTCACATAAGATGCtggaatttataatttatctgaTAAGTCTTACATGGAGCGGAATGTTTTTGGTTATCTATTTTGTCCGTTCTCTTTAgataaaatttatgttatttgtAAGGGGTTTGTCTGGAGTATCAAGTACAATTGCTTTGCTTAGTGGTTGGTGCTCCTCTAAAACTTTTGGCTTGGATTATTCATTCTTTAGGAATGTAGCTCCTGCTCCGAGACTGATTTGGTCGACTATGGTGCGGCGTCCAGGTGTGCTACCCAAGCATGTTTTTACTCTGTGGTTGTGTGCTCATGGGATGCTTTTTACTCGGGATAGAATTCCGCTTTTGGATGACAAAGTGTTGTGCGCATTGTCCCTCGATGATCACTAAGTCAGTTGATCATGTATTCTTTGAATGCAGTTTCGGTTGGAGTTCCAGGTCCAAGTTGGCTTCATATGCTTCACTCGATGACCACTATTCGAGCTGCTCTGAAATGGTTTCATAAAGATTACAAGAATCGCGATGTTTTCAATATGGCTATGTTTGTTTTAGCTTCTACGGTCTATGAGATTTAGGATCTCACTGCACACAAAAAAATAGTGAACTGCTCTGATACTAATTGAATATGTAGTATGTTGTAGTATTAGTGCTTTGTTTCttattgttgtttattttgctaatggataataaaataaagaacatAATGACACAAGGATCTTAACAAGTAAATctacaaaacataaaatattatgctCATACAAAGATTTTGCCAAACTTAAAAAACTCTATCTTTTCTAACGACACTTTTATGAAGAACATGTTCAGCAGACTTCATTTGACAATCATCACTCATCTTCAACTCCGTCTCGATCGAACTCCATTTAATAATGCAGATTGTTATCTCTCAAAACGACTCATTCCTCTCTCGAGTAATGATTTGAGGAAACTTTGAATGTGTGTACACAACCAGCAATTGAAACTCTAAAAAACAGAATGAATATAGTGGTGTTGACATATTCTTGTTGTAGCAATTGTCTTGACACAAACAGATGACTAGGTTTTTTCTTCTTAAAAATCTGGTATAACAACTGACATCATCTCTGAATAATATAAGCATTATGTTTTCTGTATCTTCAGGAAATCTTTACAAGTAAATCAAACAAATCTTGTCTACATCTTATCATGATCAATTATAGAGTTTAGGAAATTAACACCATACACTTTTTCAATACATGTTCTTCACTAATTGATGCAAATATGATAAATCATAATAAACCTTATCAATTCTAACAGTATGGACTGAAAATATCACATAATCGAGCATATGCTATCAtaaaaaataaccaaaagataaaattcattaatattatatataaacataggcaaaaacttgtgtgagacggtcttacgggtcgtattttgtgagaaggatatcttatttgggtcatccatgaaaaaatattaatttttatgctaagagtattactttttattgtgaatatcggtagggttgactcgtttcacagataaagattcgtgagaccgtttcataaGAGACTTattcataaacatatacataaaatCAACTTTTCacggattttttttataaaaaaaaactgctAATATGCCATTCCCTATACATTGATTGTGGCTTggcaaatatttatttttttaaatcttatgtcttggacaaaaaaataaaaatgtaaagaaaatatttattatattttaaaaaaaacaaggtGTAATGTCTCGAGGGTGAATACAATTCAAATCAAAACATGAGAGTGACTTATATCATACATTCACATGCGTAATGCAAAAATAAATCATACCCAATGTctctctcaaaaaatatatgtcCATTGTCGCCATCTAAACTTTAGGATTTTGGTGAGAAAGTCTTACGGATATATTTCTGTAAGATTAGTCAATATGATCCAGAATTCAGATGAAAATCAATATTTTGagcataaaatgtaatatatcTTTAATGTACCAAGTCAGATTGAAGATTTGTCTAACAAAATtgtctgtgagacggtctcacatgagtttttgtaaaACTGTTATATGagaataaatatttgttttgatatataatttttttaaattacaattcTTTTATTCTCTACTAGGATTTATGGATTTTAGTGTAATTATCTCAtataaaatgatcaaaataGAGTATTTTTTAAAGAACGATAGAACCCGCAACCGATATAACTTTTATGTGCACTCTTGTAAATCATCTTAGTTATGTAAAAAGATTCTtactttaaatatattattttaattagaaaattatttaaagtgGTAATGTGGTCCAAATAGAATCTGTACTGGCAGTGCACTAAACTCGCATAGTGCGTCACGTAACAAAATTTTGTTTGGTAAGTACTAACCactttattgttttatttatattaaaagcaaTATAATTTAAAACCATAGCCAAATTTTAGTCTATTCCAAAGtgacaatacatattttaattatttaatttgtattattgtcatttatttttaaaaatattaggaAGAGATCAATAAGCTCCATCTACAAAATCTTGTGGAATGTGATGCTATATTTGATAAATTGAATAATTAtgcaaaaattaaattaaaaaatcactACAC harbors:
- the LOC140965210 gene encoding small ribosomal subunit protein uS10c, which translates into the protein MASISSLSLAPISVPVCNCSNSSSRPLFLLPASSFPSLLTGKPSRISSSRILAAPEVLESGAGTAALENEATSASTLSVGADSDKMAPKQKIRIKLRSYWVPLIEDSCKQIMDAARSSNAKTVGPVPLPTKKRIYCVLKSPHVHKDARFHFEIRTHQRLIDILYPTAQTIDSLMQLDLPAGVDVEVKL
- the LOC140965241 gene encoding replication protein A 70 kDa DNA-binding subunit B-like, whose product is METQLNSKSIRKLIFMDEKGDMIHELLFTSTIQQFQDQIRSNNTYIIFYPIVKRIDKSFPNVNPKLELIFQVTTRIEVQPDISYTLNFNFKQFADIKNNSWKDENHDVIRIVKRVKHLVCFKTSKKPIAFRKEIILINPMLDRITPTLWDDLVFNEGLLLEAMETKHPVIVFFNMKAQSYQGVNQLQSLSTTRMLRNPFCIEAKDLISWLETDQNGNNLDMMYMKDGIKCKDCHYCTVAKGNAYFNRGIHD